In Fibrobacter sp. UWR3, one DNA window encodes the following:
- a CDS encoding SUMF1/EgtB/PvdO family nonheme iron enzyme yields MSFARLLPLLLLVPALSFADADKNFKVAPNQFSTGSVVEPVANMAVEAKGAAMVSQKPVFPLKSNNLYWRHKKGPKEYQWVQGQVNFTNFKKLHAFSLGQAHLNSFEVAQMRFYASQNKKAFQDEDDLYFDKYFIYSPRVPKLFFIKNGKWQILNETDLPGVAVIKSDRKDVYAAFEDAPTKKLPKAVYPLQPDTYVFMFSAPGTLPVADIGVVKSGEVLVMKPQLVAIDADASKAPDLSVGISDVKKTKNLEETEILFDQFIAELQKVVDLVDTNEFVKLYPKMKSAESVGLYSGEPNYETYRSAYEGTRMKAKSDWLNSNMKGVPELNTAFKKKLDSLQALPLRGSMAPTSFEPVTDKVVEGEDSTAAKMKAVRFKFGKDKERFDFAWEGTAKGLTAEELYKLFTEHASEVTVYITIKQNKPVWIRKDGVITGRHHYRYTRIEFEYQGNNMVGLGDFSLPGYIVDEPEVQEWLNHYDAEDIALQQGAAAEAKAKAAAAKESAKNDTVYAKDAYMPEFTKMSIPRIIRDNTFGAVALIDSGMFRYRGSVVRLSPFAIMTTEMTQKLFDQTMLRQQDSTKRIKDRSSFKNPSKPVHNITWDDARAACKLLGGDLPTEAQWEFAGRADNNEGALWTIDETADVGDYAIYRENSYKMGKKSQAYGPQMVASKKPNAWGIYDMSGNVAEWTRDKYFMFSFWVESSNPTGAMMGFSKVYKGGSWKDGESALNLTKSDDEDPRYWSDAIGFRCVFPRKLFEGR; encoded by the coding sequence ATGTCTTTTGCCCGTTTGCTACCTCTTTTGCTGTTGGTCCCGGCCCTCTCTTTTGCCGATGCCGACAAGAATTTCAAGGTTGCACCGAATCAGTTCTCGACCGGAAGCGTGGTCGAACCTGTCGCCAACATGGCCGTCGAGGCCAAGGGTGCCGCGATGGTTTCCCAGAAGCCGGTCTTCCCGCTCAAGAGCAATAACCTCTACTGGCGTCACAAGAAAGGCCCCAAGGAATACCAGTGGGTGCAGGGCCAGGTGAACTTCACGAATTTCAAGAAACTCCATGCCTTCAGTCTCGGACAGGCGCACCTGAACTCCTTCGAAGTCGCCCAGATGCGCTTCTACGCCTCTCAGAACAAGAAGGCGTTCCAGGACGAAGACGACCTCTACTTCGACAAGTACTTCATTTACTCCCCGCGTGTGCCCAAGCTGTTCTTTATCAAGAACGGAAAGTGGCAAATCCTGAATGAAACGGATCTTCCGGGCGTAGCCGTCATCAAGAGCGACCGCAAGGATGTCTATGCCGCATTTGAAGATGCTCCGACCAAGAAACTGCCCAAGGCGGTTTACCCCCTGCAGCCCGATACTTACGTGTTTATGTTCTCTGCTCCCGGTACGCTTCCGGTGGCCGATATCGGCGTTGTCAAGTCTGGTGAAGTGTTGGTGATGAAACCCCAGCTGGTGGCTATCGATGCAGATGCCAGCAAGGCTCCTGATCTTTCTGTCGGTATTTCTGACGTGAAGAAGACCAAGAATCTCGAAGAAACCGAAATCCTGTTTGACCAGTTTATTGCCGAACTGCAGAAGGTGGTCGACCTTGTCGACACGAACGAGTTTGTGAAGCTGTATCCGAAGATGAAGTCCGCTGAATCCGTGGGGCTCTACTCCGGCGAACCGAATTACGAAACCTACAGGTCCGCATATGAAGGCACTCGCATGAAGGCCAAGTCTGACTGGCTGAATTCTAACATGAAGGGCGTGCCCGAACTCAATACTGCGTTCAAGAAGAAGCTCGATAGCCTGCAGGCACTCCCGCTGCGCGGTTCTATGGCTCCCACGTCGTTCGAGCCGGTGACCGACAAGGTTGTCGAGGGCGAGGATTCTACAGCCGCGAAGATGAAGGCCGTCAGGTTCAAGTTTGGCAAGGACAAGGAACGTTTCGATTTTGCTTGGGAAGGTACTGCCAAGGGCCTGACCGCCGAAGAACTCTACAAGTTGTTCACCGAACATGCAAGCGAGGTGACCGTCTATATTACCATCAAGCAGAACAAGCCTGTCTGGATTCGTAAGGACGGCGTTATTACGGGCCGTCACCACTACCGCTACACCCGCATCGAGTTTGAATACCAGGGTAATAACATGGTTGGCCTGGGTGATTTCTCGCTCCCCGGCTACATTGTGGACGAACCGGAGGTGCAGGAATGGCTGAATCATTACGATGCCGAAGATATTGCTCTCCAGCAGGGTGCTGCCGCCGAGGCCAAGGCCAAGGCCGCTGCCGCTAAGGAATCCGCGAAGAACGACACCGTGTACGCGAAGGATGCCTACATGCCGGAATTCACCAAGATGAGCATTCCGCGCATTATCCGTGACAACACGTTCGGTGCCGTGGCGCTCATTGACTCGGGCATGTTCCGTTACCGCGGTAGCGTAGTCCGCCTGTCTCCGTTCGCCATCATGACGACCGAAATGACGCAGAAACTCTTTGACCAGACGATGCTCCGCCAGCAGGATTCTACCAAGCGCATCAAGGATCGCTCGTCGTTCAAGAATCCGTCCAAGCCGGTCCACAACATCACGTGGGACGATGCTCGCGCTGCCTGTAAGCTTTTGGGCGGCGACCTGCCGACTGAAGCCCAGTGGGAATTTGCCGGCCGCGCCGACAACAACGAAGGCGCCCTCTGGACAATCGACGAAACTGCAGACGTGGGCGACTACGCCATCTATCGCGAGAACTCTTACAAGATGGGCAAGAAGAGCCAGGCCTACGGCCCGCAGATGGTTGCTTCCAAGAAGCCGAATGCCTGGGGCATTTACGACATGTCCGGTAACGTTGCGGAATGGACCCGCGACAAGTACTTCATGTTCTCGTTCTGGGTGGAATCCTCTAACCCGACTGGCGCCATGATGGGCTTCTCGAAGGTGTACAAGGGCGGTTCCTGGAAGGACGGCGAATCTGCGCTCAACCTCACGAAGAGCGATGACGAAGACCCGAGATACTGGTCCGATGCAATTGGATTCCGCTGCGTATTCCCGCGCAAGCTGTTCGAGGGCCGTTAA
- a CDS encoding DUF4421 family protein produces MKCVLKIFLFALVFAGFAFAEAQDSDEPSVSKFRERFSLRFLCDYNFVATWNSAYNNSMLNSNRPVDVGIGVGYDSLFTTFGISWDVSADFKYSLPFTTSNGKSDTQAFETGLDFFPGNWWLTAKLRFYSGFTAEVERDGEKEQEFIDLWFADMYFSMLWMATAKEIFAPRSAYFLDRRQKKSAGSLIIGGRLQRNIAEDNDGVLDYVNDKRDITSIWGDVGYTYTFVFSNGYFWNLWGVVGIAYGRENADDGNLLLPESDIKTALGYIGEKWAWNIVLKSGYSAIAFGEHLEQKYVAAFEILVVRRF; encoded by the coding sequence ATGAAGTGCGTCCTGAAAATATTCCTGTTTGCCCTGGTGTTCGCGGGGTTTGCCTTTGCCGAAGCGCAAGACAGCGACGAGCCTTCGGTTTCCAAGTTCCGTGAACGATTCTCGCTGCGTTTCTTGTGCGATTACAATTTCGTGGCCACCTGGAATTCCGCCTACAACAACTCGATGCTCAATTCGAACCGCCCGGTCGATGTGGGCATCGGCGTCGGTTACGACAGTCTGTTTACCACATTCGGGATTTCGTGGGACGTGTCCGCCGATTTCAAGTACAGCCTCCCTTTTACCACCTCGAATGGAAAATCAGACACCCAGGCTTTCGAGACGGGGCTTGACTTTTTCCCCGGGAACTGGTGGCTTACGGCAAAGCTCCGCTTTTACAGCGGCTTTACCGCGGAAGTCGAGCGCGACGGCGAAAAGGAGCAGGAATTCATAGACCTCTGGTTTGCGGACATGTATTTCTCGATGCTCTGGATGGCGACCGCGAAAGAAATTTTTGCACCCAGGAGCGCCTACTTTTTGGATCGCCGACAAAAAAAATCAGCCGGGAGCTTGATTATCGGCGGGCGCCTGCAACGAAACATTGCCGAAGACAACGACGGAGTGCTCGATTACGTAAACGACAAGCGCGACATCACCTCCATCTGGGGTGACGTCGGGTACACCTACACCTTCGTTTTCAGCAACGGGTATTTCTGGAACCTCTGGGGCGTTGTAGGCATTGCGTACGGACGCGAGAACGCTGACGACGGCAACCTGCTCTTACCCGAATCGGACATAAAGACCGCTTTGGGCTACATCGGGGAAAAATGGGCTTGGAACATCGTTCTTAAAAGCGGATATTCCGCCATCGCGTTTGGCGAACATCTGGAGCAAAAATACGTAGCGGCCTTCGAAATCCTTGTAGTCCGCAGGTTCTAG
- a CDS encoding iron-containing alcohol dehydrogenase family protein, which translates to MRFYVPTDIYVEKDCVKNHAQNLLAMGKRAFIMTGKTSAKKNGSLNDVTAVLDVGHVPYQVFDQVEENPSTDTVGNAAKQAREFGADYIIGIGGGSAIDAAKAVALLLANPSVDADNLHKAPEKPLGHVPVVAVPTTCGTGSEATPVAIITNHKIQLKKSIPHKIFPALALVDGKYLASAKKTLIINTAVDALAHMVESILNVYSNAFNRMCPEYGLKLWGEFKEALLSDAPVSENLYEKLMLTSTIAGMSIAHTSTAVPHGMSYDLTLHQGVPHGPAVGYFLAAYVEICEKKVPEDVKRILTLLGLESTADFAAMLERLIGKCKVTREMRDKFAAAMKVNRSKLDLVPGGITPEEVDFIYEKSLIVE; encoded by the coding sequence ATGCGTTTCTATGTACCCACGGATATCTATGTTGAAAAGGACTGCGTGAAAAACCACGCGCAAAACCTGCTTGCGATGGGGAAACGTGCGTTCATCATGACGGGCAAAACTTCTGCCAAGAAGAACGGTTCATTGAACGATGTCACCGCCGTTCTGGATGTAGGCCACGTGCCGTACCAGGTTTTTGACCAAGTCGAGGAAAATCCTTCTACCGATACCGTGGGGAACGCCGCAAAACAAGCCCGCGAATTCGGCGCCGATTACATCATCGGCATCGGGGGCGGTTCCGCCATTGACGCAGCAAAGGCTGTTGCATTGCTCCTTGCAAACCCGAGTGTTGACGCAGACAACTTGCACAAGGCTCCCGAAAAGCCGCTCGGCCACGTACCTGTCGTTGCTGTACCGACTACCTGCGGAACGGGTTCCGAGGCAACGCCGGTCGCCATCATCACGAACCACAAGATTCAACTGAAGAAGAGCATCCCGCACAAGATTTTCCCAGCACTCGCGCTTGTCGACGGCAAGTACCTCGCCTCGGCCAAGAAGACGCTGATTATCAACACCGCGGTCGATGCCCTCGCCCACATGGTCGAAAGCATCCTGAACGTCTATTCCAACGCGTTCAACCGCATGTGCCCAGAATACGGCCTCAAGCTCTGGGGCGAATTCAAGGAAGCACTCCTCTCCGACGCCCCCGTAAGCGAAAACCTTTACGAAAAACTCATGCTCACCTCGACTATCGCGGGCATGTCCATCGCGCACACGAGCACTGCCGTACCGCACGGCATGAGCTACGATCTCACGCTGCATCAGGGCGTGCCGCACGGCCCCGCCGTCGGTTACTTCCTCGCTGCCTACGTGGAAATCTGCGAAAAGAAAGTTCCCGAAGATGTCAAGCGCATCTTGACACTGTTGGGCCTCGAAAGCACCGCCGATTTCGCCGCGATGCTCGAAAGGCTCATAGGCAAATGCAAGGTTACGCGCGAAATGCGCGACAAGTTCGCCGCCGCCATGAAGGTGAACCGCTCCAAACTGGACCTCGTCCCAGGCGGAATCACGCCCGAGGAAGTCGACTTTATTTACGAGAAGTCCCTGATCGTGGAATAG
- the ychF gene encoding redox-regulated ATPase YchF: MGFKCGIVGLPNVGKSTIFNAITNAGAEAANYPFCTIEPNVGMVSVPDSRLDELVKVYNPKSIVPAVTEFVDIAGLVKGAAQGEGLGNQFLTHIRECEAIMEVIRCFDDENIVHVSGSVDPVRDVEVIETELILKDLDTVEKRLSTEAKSARTGNAEAKARLAACELLKKTMEEGKAARTVMHDSEEMEGIVKDLGLLTAKPLFYCANVKEDDILTGNAYVDQLKDYAAKNGHEVIVISGKIEEELSAMEPADKAEFLKELGMKESGLDAVVRKGYEILGLRTFFTAGEKECRAWTFHAGYKAPQCAGVIHTDFERGFIRAETLSYADFLKHGSWNAAKEAGLVRTEGKDYLVQDGDIMYFLFNV, encoded by the coding sequence ATGGGTTTCAAATGCGGTATCGTAGGCCTCCCGAACGTAGGCAAGTCCACCATCTTTAACGCAATCACCAACGCCGGAGCCGAGGCCGCGAACTACCCGTTCTGCACCATCGAGCCGAACGTGGGCATGGTGAGCGTGCCGGATAGCCGCCTCGACGAACTCGTGAAGGTCTACAACCCGAAGTCCATCGTCCCCGCCGTTACGGAATTCGTGGACATCGCCGGCCTCGTGAAGGGCGCCGCCCAGGGCGAAGGCCTCGGCAACCAGTTCCTCACCCACATCCGCGAGTGCGAAGCCATCATGGAAGTCATCCGCTGCTTCGACGACGAGAACATCGTGCACGTGAGCGGCTCCGTGGACCCGGTGCGTGACGTGGAAGTCATCGAGACCGAGCTCATCCTGAAGGACCTCGACACCGTCGAGAAGCGACTTTCCACCGAAGCGAAGAGCGCCCGCACCGGCAACGCCGAAGCGAAGGCACGCCTTGCCGCCTGCGAACTTTTGAAGAAGACCATGGAAGAGGGCAAGGCCGCACGCACCGTGATGCACGACAGCGAAGAGATGGAAGGCATCGTGAAGGACTTGGGCCTCCTCACCGCAAAGCCGCTGTTCTACTGCGCGAACGTGAAGGAAGACGACATCCTCACGGGCAACGCCTATGTGGACCAGCTGAAGGATTACGCCGCCAAGAACGGCCACGAAGTCATCGTGATTAGCGGGAAGATCGAAGAAGAACTATCTGCGATGGAACCTGCCGACAAGGCTGAATTCCTGAAGGAACTCGGCATGAAGGAATCGGGCCTCGACGCCGTGGTGCGCAAGGGCTACGAGATTCTCGGACTCCGCACGTTCTTTACCGCAGGCGAAAAGGAATGCCGCGCCTGGACGTTCCACGCGGGCTACAAGGCACCGCAGTGCGCAGGCGTCATCCACACGGACTTCGAACGCGGCTTCATCCGCGCAGAAACGCTGAGCTACGCAGACTTCCTGAAGCACGGCAGCTGGAATGCCGCGAAGGAAGCCGGCCTCGTCCGCACCGAAGGCAAGGACTACCTGGTACAGGATGGCGACATCATGTACTTCCTGTTTAACGTGTAA
- the uvrA gene encoding excinuclease ABC subunit UvrA: MTKSIEIRDAHEHNLRHVNLSIPRDSIVVVTGVSGSGKSSLAFDTVFQEGQRRFVESLSAYARQFIGRMKHPEVESVRGISPTISIDQKTVNRNPRSTVGTVVEILDHYRLLFARLGVPHCPDCGRVIQAQTVDQIVDNLYVSDEGKQITVMAPIVQERKGEYRKELAELKENGFVRARVDGTIYRLEDVPALVRYEKHTIEAVIDRLTLERKNMSRLREALEGALKLTDGKLVSFLLSAGGSGKDGAGEAGAGTVPGKDGVEEYRLQGTLLACPKCGISIPELEPRFFSFNDPKGRCPACKGMGESYKFDLDLIIPDKTKSIKEGCIATIKKDDGTLIFSDFGRRNLRNIANEMHFSLDTPWNKLKKAQQDAVLYGTPSESERGIIPIMQELWDMWHIFHFRKYMQIGVCPECHGTRINRTANAVTFHGVNLTEMTEWSVEKSVKFFNKIDLSEKEKRIGKEILKEIRGRLSFLNAVGLGYLTINRKASTLSGGEAQRIRLASAVGAGLQGVLYVLDEPSIGLHPRDNDKLLGMLEHLRAQGNSLIIVEHDEDTMRHADCVIDVGPGAGVEGGRVIAAGTVEELEKNKASLTGAYLSGRKAIEIPEKRKKIDKNTPKLKICGAAENNLKNIDVEIPLDGALTVVTGVSGSGKSTLINQILRRELARVFYNSEEPVGKFDHLEGLENIDKVIEIDQTPIGRTPRSNPATYTKIWDDIRDLFASMEESKIRGYSKSRFSFNVKGGRCDACEGAGVKIVDMHILPSVQVTCEVCGGKRFNDATREVYFKGKNVSEILDMSIADAAEFFKDIPKIAEPLNLLVEVGLGYLTLGQPSTTLSGGEAQRIKIASELRRPGTGKTLYLLDEPTTGLHFEDIRKLMDCLNRLRSLGNSVVIIEHNLDVIKCADWIIDLGPDAGIHGGRVIATGTPEQIAKCKKSETGKYLAPVLAKKHGENRHFDRTLKGGEDLSLDIEVHGARKHNLKNIDVTIPRHKLTVVTGVSGSGKSSLAFHTLFSEGQRRFVETLSTYARRFLGRPDHGSIDSISGLAPAIAIDQKSASKSPRSTVATLTEIYDYFRIFWARVGTPHCLKCGKPVSSYSAGDLMQYAFDRDLNKKVTVLAPFEIKDVLKLSKILTEKGYRKVYLGNKLVELPLPKIPTREKQLFAVVDTVVVKEENRARLVEAFERGYRDGNGILYVEDEKGGRLACSEKPGCPDCGWYMDSALNPKHFSFNTHWGACETCLGLGHFKDGEVCPDCHGERLKPEYLAVRIGDKNIMDVNHMSIAQALEWFSNENFKRDNFGKDKNADGKMTVAEPLLREIVGRLNFLKGVGLGYIGLDRAGDTLSGGESQRIRLASQIGSGLEGVLYVLDEPTVGLHESDTAMLLDTLYRLRDLGNTLVVVEHDMKMMQAADHIIDMGPAAGEFGGEVVAEGSPAQLSKPYALQQFPRSETVKYLTHTIPMANEIAAKPITDSTEFYEFEKLKHNNLKNLSVKFPKGAISVVCGVSGSGKSSMVMDEIYPRLKKNFQARGRKKQSGEVLLVDQSPISGTPRSTPASFTGVFDEIRRLFAKLPQAKLKGFDYGRFSYNLARGRCEACEGRGAISVEMHFLSDVWEVCDVCGGKRYNQETLTVTFKGKNIADVLDMRVAEACEFFKDQPKILPKLECLRDVGLPYVKLGQSVTTLSGGESQRLKLAAELARKPAQEMVYLLDEPTTGLHLKDIQILWNMLRKLSARGDTVIVIEHHPDIIRLADWKVELGPVGGEKGGYLLEMGENAR; this comes from the coding sequence ATGACTAAGTCCATCGAAATCCGCGACGCGCACGAGCACAATTTACGCCATGTAAACCTTTCCATTCCCCGCGATTCCATCGTGGTGGTAACCGGCGTGTCGGGTTCGGGCAAGTCGAGCCTCGCCTTCGATACGGTGTTCCAGGAAGGTCAGAGGCGATTCGTGGAGTCGCTCTCGGCGTACGCGCGCCAGTTCATCGGCCGCATGAAACACCCCGAGGTGGAGAGCGTGCGCGGCATTTCGCCGACAATCTCGATTGACCAGAAGACGGTGAACCGTAACCCGCGTTCGACGGTGGGTACGGTGGTTGAAATTTTGGACCATTACCGTTTGCTTTTTGCCCGCCTCGGCGTGCCGCATTGCCCCGATTGCGGGCGAGTGATCCAGGCGCAGACGGTGGACCAGATTGTCGATAATTTGTATGTGAGTGACGAGGGCAAGCAGATTACGGTGATGGCCCCGATTGTGCAGGAGCGCAAGGGCGAATACCGCAAGGAACTGGCCGAACTCAAGGAAAACGGATTTGTGCGTGCCCGTGTGGACGGGACGATTTATCGCCTGGAAGATGTTCCTGCGCTTGTGCGTTACGAAAAACACACGATTGAAGCGGTGATTGACCGCTTGACGCTTGAACGCAAGAATATGAGCCGCCTGCGCGAGGCATTGGAAGGCGCACTGAAATTGACCGACGGGAAGTTGGTGAGTTTCTTGCTGTCGGCGGGCGGTTCTGGCAAGGATGGCGCCGGAGAGGCTGGTGCTGGAACTGTGCCGGGAAAGGACGGCGTCGAGGAGTACCGCCTGCAGGGTACACTGCTCGCTTGCCCCAAGTGCGGCATCTCCATCCCGGAACTGGAACCGCGGTTCTTCAGCTTTAATGACCCGAAGGGCCGTTGCCCCGCCTGTAAGGGTATGGGCGAAAGTTACAAGTTTGATTTGGACTTGATTATCCCGGACAAGACGAAGTCCATCAAGGAAGGCTGCATTGCGACCATCAAGAAGGACGACGGTACGCTGATTTTTAGCGACTTTGGCCGCCGCAACTTGAGGAACATTGCGAACGAGATGCATTTTTCGTTGGATACGCCGTGGAACAAGCTCAAGAAGGCGCAGCAGGATGCCGTCTTGTACGGCACGCCCAGCGAATCGGAACGCGGGATTATCCCCATTATGCAGGAACTGTGGGATATGTGGCATATTTTCCACTTCCGCAAGTACATGCAGATAGGCGTTTGCCCCGAATGCCACGGTACGCGAATCAACCGCACGGCGAATGCGGTCACGTTCCATGGTGTGAATCTGACCGAGATGACGGAATGGTCCGTCGAGAAGTCGGTGAAATTTTTCAATAAGATTGACTTGTCCGAAAAGGAAAAGCGAATCGGCAAGGAGATTCTGAAAGAAATCCGCGGGCGTTTGAGTTTCCTCAATGCGGTGGGGCTGGGTTACTTGACTATTAACCGTAAGGCTTCTACTTTGAGTGGCGGCGAGGCCCAACGCATTCGTTTGGCGAGCGCTGTGGGCGCCGGCCTGCAGGGCGTGCTTTACGTGCTTGATGAGCCGAGCATCGGGCTCCACCCCCGCGATAACGATAAACTGCTCGGGATGTTGGAACATTTGCGTGCGCAGGGCAATTCCCTGATTATTGTGGAACACGACGAAGACACCATGCGTCATGCGGACTGCGTGATTGACGTGGGGCCGGGTGCCGGCGTGGAAGGCGGTCGCGTGATTGCGGCAGGGACTGTCGAGGAGCTCGAAAAGAATAAGGCGTCGCTGACGGGTGCGTACTTGAGTGGCCGCAAGGCCATCGAGATTCCCGAAAAGCGCAAGAAGATTGACAAGAATACGCCGAAACTCAAGATTTGCGGTGCCGCTGAAAATAACCTCAAGAATATCGATGTGGAAATCCCGCTGGACGGCGCGCTAACGGTGGTGACGGGCGTGTCGGGCTCCGGCAAGAGTACGCTGATTAACCAGATTCTGCGCCGCGAATTGGCCCGCGTGTTCTACAATTCCGAAGAGCCGGTCGGCAAGTTTGACCATCTGGAAGGCCTCGAGAATATCGACAAGGTAATTGAAATCGACCAGACGCCCATTGGCCGCACGCCGCGAAGCAACCCGGCAACGTACACGAAAATTTGGGACGATATCCGCGACCTTTTCGCCAGCATGGAAGAAAGCAAGATTCGCGGTTACAGCAAGAGCCGATTCAGTTTTAACGTGAAGGGCGGACGCTGCGATGCCTGCGAAGGCGCGGGCGTGAAAATCGTGGATATGCACATTTTGCCCAGCGTGCAGGTGACTTGCGAAGTCTGCGGTGGCAAGCGCTTTAACGATGCCACGCGCGAAGTGTATTTCAAGGGCAAGAACGTCTCCGAAATTCTCGATATGAGCATTGCCGATGCGGCGGAATTCTTCAAGGATATTCCGAAGATTGCAGAACCGCTGAATTTGCTTGTGGAAGTGGGCCTCGGCTACCTTACTTTGGGCCAGCCTTCGACAACGCTCAGCGGCGGTGAAGCGCAGCGCATTAAAATTGCTTCTGAACTGCGTCGCCCGGGTACAGGCAAGACGCTTTACCTGCTCGACGAACCGACGACGGGCTTGCATTTCGAAGATATCCGCAAGCTCATGGATTGCCTGAATCGCCTGCGTAGCCTCGGCAACAGCGTCGTGATTATCGAGCATAATCTGGACGTGATCAAGTGCGCCGACTGGATTATCGACTTGGGCCCGGATGCGGGTATTCACGGCGGTCGCGTGATTGCGACAGGTACGCCGGAACAGATTGCGAAATGCAAGAAGTCCGAGACGGGTAAGTACCTCGCGCCGGTGCTTGCGAAAAAGCACGGCGAAAATCGGCATTTTGACCGTACGCTTAAGGGCGGCGAAGACTTGTCGCTCGATATCGAGGTGCATGGCGCCCGCAAGCATAACCTGAAGAATATTGACGTGACGATTCCGCGTCACAAGCTTACGGTGGTCACAGGCGTTTCGGGCTCCGGCAAGTCGAGCCTCGCGTTCCATACGCTCTTTAGCGAAGGCCAGCGCCGCTTTGTCGAGACGTTGAGCACGTATGCCCGCCGCTTCTTGGGCCGCCCTGACCACGGGAGCATCGATTCCATTTCGGGCTTGGCGCCTGCGATTGCGATTGACCAGAAGAGTGCAAGCAAGAGCCCGCGCAGTACGGTGGCGACCCTCACCGAAATTTATGACTACTTCCGCATTTTCTGGGCGAGGGTCGGCACCCCGCATTGCTTGAAATGCGGGAAGCCTGTGTCTTCGTACAGCGCGGGCGACCTGATGCAATACGCCTTCGACCGCGACTTGAACAAGAAAGTCACGGTTCTTGCCCCGTTCGAAATCAAGGACGTGCTGAAGCTTTCCAAGATTCTCACGGAAAAAGGCTACCGCAAGGTTTACCTCGGCAATAAGCTGGTGGAACTTCCGCTGCCGAAAATCCCGACCCGCGAAAAGCAGTTGTTCGCTGTGGTCGATACGGTCGTGGTCAAGGAAGAAAACCGCGCCCGCCTGGTAGAAGCCTTTGAACGCGGCTACCGCGACGGTAACGGAATCCTTTATGTGGAAGACGAAAAGGGTGGTCGCTTGGCCTGCTCCGAAAAGCCGGGTTGCCCCGATTGCGGTTGGTACATGGATTCGGCGCTGAATCCGAAGCACTTCAGTTTCAATACGCACTGGGGCGCTTGCGAAACCTGCCTTGGCCTCGGTCATTTTAAGGACGGCGAAGTCTGCCCCGATTGCCACGGCGAACGCTTGAAACCGGAATATTTGGCGGTCCGCATCGGCGACAAGAACATCATGGACGTGAACCACATGAGCATCGCCCAGGCGCTCGAATGGTTCAGCAACGAAAACTTCAAGCGCGACAATTTCGGGAAAGACAAGAATGCCGACGGCAAGATGACGGTCGCCGAACCTTTGCTCCGCGAAATTGTCGGGCGTCTCAACTTCTTGAAGGGAGTGGGCCTCGGCTACATCGGTCTTGACCGCGCGGGCGACACGCTCAGTGGCGGTGAATCCCAGAGAATTCGTCTCGCAAGCCAGATCGGTAGCGGCCTCGAAGGCGTGCTCTATGTGCTTGACGAACCCACGGTAGGCCTGCACGAAAGCGATACCGCCATGCTGCTCGATACGCTTTACCGCCTGCGCGATTTGGGTAACACGCTCGTGGTGGTGGAACACGACATGAAGATGATGCAGGCTGCCGACCACATTATCGATATGGGCCCGGCGGCGGGCGAGTTTGGTGGCGAGGTCGTTGCCGAGGGTTCTCCCGCACAGCTTTCCAAGCCTTACGCCTTACAGCAGTTCCCGCGTAGCGAGACTGTCAAGTACCTCACGCATACCATCCCGATGGCGAACGAAATTGCGGCAAAGCCCATTACCGATTCTACGGAATTCTACGAGTTCGAAAAACTCAAGCACAACAATTTGAAGAATTTGTCTGTAAAGTTCCCGAAGGGCGCGATTAGCGTTGTCTGCGGTGTTTCGGGTTCGGGCAAGAGCTCCATGGTCATGGACGAAATCTACCCGCGCCTCAAGAAGAATTTTCAGGCACGCGGTCGCAAGAAGCAGAGCGGCGAAGTGTTGCTGGTGGACCAGAGCCCGATTTCAGGGACGCCTCGCAGCACGCCCGCCAGTTTCACGGGCGTGTTTGACGAAATCCGTAGGCTTTTCGCCAAACTGCCGCAAGCTAAGTTGAAGGGCTTCGATTATGGCCGCTTCAGCTACAACTTGGCTCGCGGCCGCTGCGAGGCCTGCGAGGGCCGCGGCGCCATCTCGGTGGAAATGCACTTCCTTTCGGACGTGTGGGAAGTCTGCGATGTCTGCGGCGGCAAGCGCTACAATCAGGAGACTCTCACCGTCACCTTCAAGGGTAAAAATATCGCCGACGTGCTCGACATGCGCGTGGCCGAAGCCTGCGAATTCTTCAAGGACCAGCCGAAAATCCTCCCGAAACTGGAATGCCTGCGCGATGTGGGCCTTCCGTACGTAAAGCTCGGCCAGTCCGTGACGACCCTCAGCGGCGGCGAATCCCAGCGCCTCAAGTTGGCTGCGGAACTTGCCCGCAAGCCTGCCCAAGAAATGGTCTACCTGCTCGATGAACCGACTACCGGCCTCCACCTCAAGGATATCCAAATCCTCTGGAACATGCTCCGCAAACTTTCTGCCCGCGGCGATACGGTCATCGTTATCGAACACCACCCCGATATCATCCGCCTCGCCGACTGGAAGGTGGAACTCGGGCCTGTCGGTGGCGAAAAGGGCGGATATTTGCTCGAAATGGGCGAAAATGCCCGCTAA